A DNA window from Mytilus edulis chromosome 14, xbMytEdul2.2, whole genome shotgun sequence contains the following coding sequences:
- the LOC139502583 gene encoding ankycorbin-like, which translates to MSFRSLKTDIDPRKLIRRWKSMPRQQRTTVTESDVTYRDSTGRTLLYFAAKNGETERVKQLLKAGCNPRLSDINRNTALHMAADGGYIEIIHMLVEYGCKLNARNILGQTALMKAVQYDDLETVAVLYNAGAYLDLTDCTGKTALLLALQDGNEEISSFLLRNGTDVNVVDYIGQSALYTVVNSNEKLPLSLCRKVVDAGYNFEHDKEWITKDLHRQLTQPQVGIVTRIKRRLSLKRNPERQVEDSSTTVSNEKRELLNDKREVSNDIEEVSNDVQEVLNDKKGVKATSL; encoded by the exons ATGAGCTTCAGATCTTTGAAAACGGACATTGATCCGCGAAAACTCATCAGACGATGGAAATCTATGCCCAGACAGCAGAGAACGACAGTTACCGAATCTGATGTTACATATCGAGATAGCACAGGAAGAACCCTTCTTTATTTTGCCGCCAAAAATGGTGAGACAGAGAGAGTGAAGCAATTGCTGAAAGCTGGATGTAACCCGAGGTTGTCCGATATTAATCGGAACACGGCTCTACACATGGCTGCTGATGGAGGATATATTGAAATAATTCATATGCTGGTAGAATACG GATGCAAGCTAAACGCCAGAAATATTTTAGGACAGACAGCACTAATGAAAGCTGTACAGTATGACGACCTAGAAACAGTGGCGGTGCTTTATAATGCTG GTGCGTACTTAGACCTCACTGATTGCACGGGGAAAACTGCACTTCTTCTTGCTCTACAAGACGGAAACGAGGAAATAAGCTCGTTCCTTTTACGGAACGGAACTGACGTAAATGTTGTTGATTATATCGGTCAAAGTGCACTTTATACTGTtgtaaattcaaatgaaaaactgCCATTAAGCCTATGTAGAAAGGTAGTTGATGCTGGATATAATTTTGAACATGACAAGGAATGGATTACTAAAGACCTTCACCGACAATTAACACAGCCACAAGTTGGAATAGTAACAAGAATCAAAAGAAGGTTAAGTTTAAAGAGGAACCCCGAAAGGCAAGTCGAGGACAGTAGTACAACTGTATCGAATGAAAAAAGGGAATTATTGAATGATAAAAGGGAAGTATCGAATGATATTGAGGAAGTATCTAATGATGTTCAGGAAGTATTGAATGATAAAAAGGGAGTAAAAGCAACATCATTGTAA